In Fusarium oxysporum Fo47 chromosome VII, complete sequence, the following proteins share a genomic window:
- a CDS encoding uncharacterized protein (expressed protein): MLGIPGMTKQMEHRGIPNRILCKLGWVVRLPNGRSRESPRNSELRLSPYDDLFDLRVELLSLMDDPVAFISYMFDTDDDIWIERCQKIIARYRT, translated from the exons atGCTTGGAATTCCAGGAATGACGAAGCAAATGG AGCACAGGGGTATCCCCAATCGTATCCTCTGTAAACTCGGTTGGGTTGTTCGCTTGCCAAACGGACGGAGTCGGGAGAGCCCGCGAAACAGCGAATTACGTCTTAGTCCTTATGATGATCTCTTTGATCTCCGAGTCGAATTATTGTCGCTAATGGACGATCCCGTCGCATTCATTAGTTATATGTTTGAcactgatgatgatatttgGATTGAACGATGCCAGAAAATCATCGCAAGATACCGAACGTAG
- a CDS encoding uncharacterized protein (expressed protein): MSFATPGFDVLNRLALRIDPDAKVLICCRSTCRYALSVKGSAVTTHLRVKHQVEHGERKGLTEFLKGLGQSYLGDPSAAPLPKDGCSEHPDLRVYEGYACRKCPLRTTNFSSLTRHISTQYFQGQPPGKRELDEFYDEVWLQAWTAGSNQSRRYWIVSRGGLATRTSDAIQAHLASIKEQERLSNSGKDIPTHTESGGMRTNSQGDLLRFEEQTPWIERTGWDKTYHQG; this comes from the coding sequence ATGAGTTTTGCAACGCCTGGATTTGATGTTCTCAACCGACTTGCTCTTCGCATCGACCCAGATGCAAAGGTGTTGATTTGCTGCCGGTCAACCTGTCGATACGCACTATCCGTGAAAGGGTCTGCTGTTACCACGCACCTGAGAGTAAAGCACCAGGTTGAACATGGTGAGCGTAAGGGCTTAACCGAATTCCTCAAAGGTCTGGGCCAGTCATATCTGGGTGATCCCAGTGCTGCGCCGCTCCCCAAAGACGGCTGCTCGGAACATCCTGACTTGCGCGTCTACGAGGGGTATGCCTGCCGGAAATGCCCACTCCGTACCACCAACTTCTCGTCTCTAACGCGCCATATTTCCACTCAGTATTTCCAAGGTCAGCCTCCCGGAAAGCGCGAGCTAGATGAATTTTACGATGAGGTATGGCTACAGGCATGGACAGCGGGGTCAAACCAGTCTCGAAGGTATTGGATTGTTAGTCGTGGTGGTCTTGCTACACGGACCAGTGATGCTATCCAAGCTCATCTCGCATCTATTAAAGAGCAAGAACGACTTTCGAACTCCGGTAAAGACATACCAACCCACACGGAATCAGGAGGCATGAGAACAAATAGCCAAGGAGACCTTCTCAGATTTGAAGAGCAGACCCCATGGATCGAAAGGACAGGTTGGGATAAGACATATCACCAGGGTTGA